One window from the genome of Fulvivirga lutea encodes:
- a CDS encoding peptidylprolyl isomerase codes for MAVINTLRNKMGKFIVAAVAIAIMSFVLADLLGPNSSLMGGGNDVGEIAGETISLKEFQATVQERESSYILNFNRQPTERERPTLRQQAWDLLISKYAFDKQYDEVGVQVTDDEIWDMLQGKNINPSLEQAFTNPETGEYDRNQFMTYLQQLPSLDANARMRWEVFKNELIQSRVRLKYENLLTKTNYVTTAEAQREYQAQNNVAEVKYLYIPYYTVSDSLISLDDSKMKEYYNKNKDRYKIEATRSLKYVAFDITPSAADTAFVKEELLQLVDDFKTAENDSVFASLNSDDLTSFGNYNPGNLPVQLKANISNLSKGDVRGPYLDAEGFKLYKITDIYEDSVSYAKASHILLKGDDDETKAKAQGILNDIKNGADFAEMAKEHGTDGTSSRGGDLGWFGTGKMVAEFEEAVFNANEKGLINNLVKTQFGYHIINVTETKTNTAYKVATVAREILPGDETINEAFTKADLFASSVDDLESFESQAAADSVQVMTANNLKANDRRVGTLGDARQIVQWVFSDASEGEVSEVYELDEAYVVAVMTDEVEEGTKPFEMVKNEIGVIIRKEAKAKVITDKLSSLSGTLDEKAAAYGDDANVYSSSALQLSATSIPSVGFDPKAVGAAFALESGETGAPIEGENGVIVFKMENKTIAPEIADYATYRDQVQQKANSQVSYGITEAIKEHADIQDERYKFY; via the coding sequence ATGGCAGTAATAAATACGCTGAGAAATAAGATGGGGAAATTCATAGTTGCGGCAGTAGCAATCGCAATTATGTCTTTCGTACTTGCAGACCTTCTAGGACCAAACTCTAGCCTTATGGGAGGTGGCAACGATGTGGGTGAGATAGCAGGCGAAACTATATCTCTGAAAGAATTTCAGGCTACAGTACAAGAACGTGAGAGTAGCTATATTTTAAATTTTAACCGTCAGCCTACGGAGCGTGAGCGTCCAACGCTTAGACAGCAGGCTTGGGATCTATTAATCTCAAAATATGCTTTCGATAAGCAGTATGATGAGGTGGGTGTTCAGGTAACTGACGATGAAATCTGGGATATGCTTCAGGGTAAAAACATTAACCCTAGCTTAGAGCAGGCATTCACAAACCCTGAAACTGGTGAGTACGACAGAAACCAATTCATGACATACTTGCAACAACTTCCATCATTAGATGCTAATGCTAGAATGCGATGGGAAGTGTTCAAAAATGAATTAATTCAAAGCAGAGTTAGGTTGAAATACGAAAACCTATTGACAAAAACTAACTACGTTACTACAGCTGAGGCTCAGAGAGAGTATCAAGCTCAAAACAACGTAGCGGAAGTAAAGTATTTATACATCCCATATTATACTGTAAGTGATTCTCTTATCTCGCTTGACGATAGCAAGATGAAAGAATACTACAATAAGAATAAAGACCGATACAAAATTGAGGCAACAAGATCGTTAAAATATGTGGCATTTGACATCACTCCTTCAGCAGCTGATACTGCGTTTGTAAAAGAAGAGTTGCTACAATTAGTAGATGATTTTAAAACTGCTGAAAATGATTCTGTTTTCGCTAGTTTGAACTCTGATGACTTAACTTCTTTTGGAAACTACAACCCTGGTAACCTACCTGTACAATTGAAGGCTAACATCAGCAACCTTTCTAAAGGTGATGTTAGAGGACCCTATTTAGATGCTGAAGGGTTTAAACTTTATAAAATCACAGATATCTATGAAGATTCTGTAAGCTATGCTAAGGCCAGCCACATCCTTTTAAAAGGTGATGATGATGAGACAAAAGCTAAAGCACAAGGTATCTTAAATGACATTAAAAATGGTGCTGACTTTGCTGAAATGGCAAAAGAGCATGGTACTGATGGAACATCATCAAGAGGTGGAGATCTTGGGTGGTTTGGCACTGGTAAAATGGTGGCTGAATTTGAGGAAGCTGTATTCAACGCCAATGAAAAAGGGTTGATTAATAATTTAGTTAAAACTCAGTTTGGCTATCACATCATTAATGTTACGGAAACCAAAACAAATACCGCTTATAAAGTGGCAACTGTTGCAAGAGAAATTCTACCAGGTGATGAAACGATCAACGAGGCATTTACAAAGGCAGATCTTTTTGCTTCTAGTGTTGATGATTTAGAATCTTTTGAATCACAAGCTGCGGCAGATTCAGTACAAGTTATGACAGCAAACAACCTAAAGGCAAATGACAGAAGAGTTGGAACATTAGGTGATGCAAGACAGATTGTACAGTGGGTATTCTCTGATGCTTCTGAAGGTGAAGTTTCTGAAGTATATGAGCTTGATGAAGCGTATGTAGTAGCTGTTATGACTGACGAAGTAGAAGAAGGAACAAAACCATTTGAGATGGTTAAGAACGAAATTGGTGTAATCATCAGAAAAGAGGCGAAAGCCAAAGTGATAACAGATAAGTTAAGTAGCCTTTCAGGAACGCTGGATGAGAAAGCAGCAGCTTATGGTGACGATGCTAATGTGTATAGCAGCAGTGCTTTACAGCTAAGTGCTACCTCCATACCAAGTGTAGGTTTTGACCCGAAAGCAGTAGGTGCAGCATTTGCATTGGAATCTGGTGAAACAGGCGCTCCAATAGAAGGCGAGAATGGAGTTATCGTATTCAAAATGGAAAATAAAACAATTGCTCCTGAAATTGCTGACTACGCAACTTACAGAGATCAAGTTCAGCAAAAAGCTAATAGCCAGGTAAGCTATGGCATTACAGAAGCTATAAAAGAACACGCTGATATTCAGGACGAACGTTATAAATTTTATTAA
- a CDS encoding hemolysin family protein gives MDPSILLPIIATLMFSAFFSGIEIAFVSADRLHIELQNKKGLIAGRIVSKFIQNASRFISTTLVGNTLALVLYGIYMAKLLDPIIRSSLPEIFLNEPIILFSQTVLSTIIVLFTAEFLPKSIFLLNPNWMLSIFAIPMDIIYRLMYPIVVLVVSLSKFIITKVLRQKYEEDKPAFRLTDLNNYIRNTLMADEETNVEVDTKIFNNALEFKSIRVRECMLPRTEIVAVDIEDTIEELKKAFIDSGHSKILVYRESIDDVIGYCHSLELFKKPKSIENMLTPIIIVPETMLANELMIQFISERKSLALVVDEFGGTSGIVSIEDIIEEIFGEIQDEHDDEDWVEQELDPNTYLFSARHEIDYLNDKYNWDLPIGDYETLGGLILSLTEDLPKAGDVVKSEDYTFIIQTTNDIRIDTVKLLVDKSR, from the coding sequence ATGGATCCAAGCATTCTACTTCCGATTATCGCTACATTAATGTTTTCTGCATTTTTCTCAGGGATAGAAATTGCCTTTGTATCTGCCGATAGGCTGCATATTGAACTTCAAAACAAGAAAGGCTTAATCGCAGGCAGAATTGTTTCAAAATTCATTCAAAACGCCTCGAGGTTTATAAGTACAACATTAGTAGGTAACACTCTTGCACTCGTGCTTTATGGTATTTATATGGCTAAGCTGTTAGATCCAATCATTCGATCTTCCTTGCCTGAAATATTTCTGAACGAGCCTATAATTCTGTTTTCCCAAACAGTACTTTCCACAATTATTGTTCTTTTTACTGCAGAGTTTCTTCCTAAAAGTATCTTTTTGCTTAACCCAAATTGGATGCTATCCATTTTTGCTATTCCAATGGATATCATTTACAGGCTGATGTACCCAATTGTAGTTTTGGTAGTTTCTCTATCTAAATTCATTATCACGAAAGTATTAAGACAAAAATATGAAGAAGACAAGCCCGCATTTCGACTGACCGATTTAAACAACTACATCAGGAATACTTTAATGGCTGATGAGGAAACGAATGTAGAAGTGGATACCAAAATCTTTAATAATGCCCTTGAATTTAAATCTATTAGGGTTAGGGAGTGCATGCTACCCAGAACAGAGATTGTAGCAGTAGATATTGAAGATACTATTGAAGAATTAAAAAAGGCCTTCATCGATAGCGGTCATTCAAAAATACTGGTATACAGAGAGTCAATTGACGATGTAATTGGGTATTGCCATTCACTTGAGCTCTTTAAAAAACCAAAGAGTATAGAAAACATGCTCACGCCCATCATCATTGTTCCTGAAACAATGTTGGCCAACGAATTAATGATCCAGTTTATCTCAGAAAGAAAAAGTTTAGCACTTGTTGTGGATGAATTTGGTGGAACTTCCGGCATAGTAAGTATTGAGGATATTATAGAGGAGATTTTCGGTGAAATACAAGATGAACATGACGATGAGGATTGGGTAGAACAAGAACTTGACCCCAATACCTATCTGTTTAGCGCACGACATGAGATTGACTATTTGAACGATAAATACAACTGGGATTTGCCTATTGGTGATTATGAAACACTAGGTGGGCTTATCCTATCTTTAACTGAAGACCTACCAAAAGCTGGTGATGTGGTGAAAAGTGAAGATTATACCTTTATTATACAAACCACAAACGACATCAGAATTGATACAGTAAAATTATTGGTAGATAAAAGCCGTTAA
- the lptC gene encoding LPS export ABC transporter periplasmic protein LptC codes for MKLPIKIVFIAFLFSCGNTDKELETVKPYEGPTEEMADMVLYRSESATKRVKLVTPLLQQFANGNQEFPKGVYLEFYNEEGQLKTTLKANEAKYFKEEDHWRGRGDVVIKNVETKEQLNTEELFWKPSEERMYTEKFVKITLPDQVLYGTGLDAKQDLSEYTIKQPEGEFYLDE; via the coding sequence ATGAAGCTACCAATTAAAATAGTATTTATTGCCTTTCTTTTTAGCTGTGGAAACACAGATAAAGAGTTAGAAACAGTAAAGCCCTATGAAGGGCCCACTGAAGAAATGGCAGACATGGTACTTTATAGAAGTGAATCTGCCACAAAAAGGGTAAAACTTGTAACCCCATTGCTTCAACAATTTGCCAATGGAAATCAAGAATTTCCTAAAGGTGTGTACCTGGAGTTTTATAATGAAGAAGGCCAACTAAAAACTACGTTAAAGGCCAATGAAGCAAAGTATTTTAAAGAAGAAGATCATTGGCGTGGCAGAGGTGATGTAGTTATCAAAAATGTTGAAACAAAAGAGCAACTCAATACAGAAGAGCTATTCTGGAAGCCTTCAGAAGAAAGAATGTACACAGAAAAGTTTGTAAAAATTACCTTGCCTGACCAGGTTTTGTATGGTACTGGGTTAGATGCCAAGCAGGATTTATCGGAATACACCATAAAACAACCAGAGGGCGAATTTTATCTCGATGAATAA
- a CDS encoding tetratricopeptide repeat protein, with product MKRSIFKHILLTTAFAASTGLASAQCNDWNWPEDKATAEEKNVLYTDALRNDNFKAAQKPHMWILKNAPNLNTAIYINGEKIYKGLMESTKDEAKQEVYFDSLMMMYDMRVRYCGEEKDVIIRKAYENYKQNARKVSELPKVLELFDRALELNGNNLDYYVVLPYMSAIVNNAKYVKNLSEAEILERYDKLSEVINHNIANGTRKDKWEDYKGKVDGMLVSVVNIDCDFVRTNLGPKFKENPSDLKLAKKIFGFMLNGKCTDDPLWLEAGKKIQEKEPEFGLAKNIALKLKGTNNAEAEKFFNQAIELTDDPSNKADMYIQLGTMRSGSAAREMYRKALAADPTKRDAYSAIGILYFQSFDDCAGKSDIVKDRAVFLAAYDMFEKAGNSKMMEQAKGQFPSKEEVFTYNYTTGDAITVGCWIGETTTIRTRD from the coding sequence ATGAAAAGATCAATTTTTAAACACATTTTATTGACAACTGCATTTGCTGCTTCTACAGGATTAGCTAGCGCACAATGCAACGACTGGAATTGGCCTGAAGATAAAGCCACCGCTGAAGAAAAAAATGTGTTGTACACCGATGCATTAAGAAACGATAATTTCAAGGCTGCCCAAAAACCACATATGTGGATTTTGAAAAACGCCCCGAATTTAAATACAGCTATTTACATCAACGGTGAGAAAATTTATAAAGGCTTAATGGAAAGTACCAAGGATGAAGCTAAGCAAGAAGTGTACTTTGACTCACTAATGATGATGTACGATATGCGAGTGAGGTACTGTGGAGAAGAAAAGGACGTAATCATTAGAAAAGCTTATGAAAACTATAAGCAAAATGCCAGGAAGGTAAGTGAATTACCAAAAGTTCTTGAGCTTTTCGATAGGGCTCTTGAGCTAAATGGAAATAATTTGGATTACTATGTTGTATTGCCTTACATGAGTGCCATTGTTAATAATGCAAAATATGTAAAGAACCTTTCTGAGGCCGAGATTTTGGAGAGATATGACAAACTTTCTGAAGTTATTAATCACAATATAGCTAATGGTACAAGAAAAGATAAGTGGGAAGATTACAAAGGTAAGGTTGATGGTATGCTTGTAAGTGTGGTGAATATCGACTGTGACTTTGTGAGAACTAATTTAGGTCCAAAATTCAAAGAGAATCCTAGCGACTTAAAGCTCGCTAAGAAAATCTTCGGCTTCATGTTGAATGGCAAATGTACTGATGATCCTTTGTGGTTAGAGGCTGGTAAAAAAATTCAGGAGAAAGAGCCTGAGTTTGGTTTAGCAAAAAATATAGCGCTAAAATTAAAGGGTACCAACAACGCTGAAGCTGAGAAATTCTTTAACCAAGCTATTGAGTTAACTGATGATCCAAGCAATAAAGCAGATATGTACATTCAGTTAGGTACTATGAGATCAGGTTCGGCAGCAAGAGAAATGTATAGAAAAGCATTGGCTGCGGATCCGACTAAAAGAGATGCCTACAGTGCCATTGGAATACTTTATTTCCAGAGCTTCGATGATTGTGCAGGTAAATCTGACATCGTTAAAGATAGAGCTGTTTTCTTAGCTGCTTATGATATGTTTGAAAAAGCAGGTAACTCTAAAATGATGGAACAGGCTAAAGGCCAGTTTCCTTCTAAAGAAGAAGTATTTACCTACAACTATACCACTGGTGATGCGATTACTGTAGGCTGCTGGATTGGTGAGACTACAACAATAAGAACCAGAGACTAA
- a CDS encoding type III pantothenate kinase, translating into MNLVIDFGNTTGKVGLFTNNDLIKVMRPVQLDDIAKFFDEYDIQNTIISSSSISTSNIRKKVHGNCLELSHKTPLPFAINYKTPETLGLDRIAGVAGAYFNHPNENCLVIDIGTCITYDVLVNGQYPGGAISPGLTMRFKALNTFTANLPLVENEGSTELVGDSTKNSILSGVANGMAAEIDGFIENFNHKFGPLKVLICGGDYIFFENKLKASIFAAPELVLKGLNGILQYNVS; encoded by the coding sequence ATGAATTTAGTTATCGATTTTGGCAATACTACAGGCAAAGTAGGTCTTTTTACTAATAATGACCTTATAAAGGTAATGCGTCCTGTACAACTTGACGACATTGCTAAATTTTTTGATGAGTATGATATTCAGAATACGATAATTAGTTCATCCAGCATTTCTACATCAAATATTCGAAAAAAAGTACATGGCAATTGTTTGGAGCTGAGCCATAAAACTCCGCTACCATTTGCCATTAACTATAAAACCCCGGAAACGCTAGGGTTAGATAGAATTGCTGGGGTAGCAGGTGCTTATTTCAACCACCCTAATGAAAATTGTTTAGTGATAGATATTGGCACTTGCATCACATATGATGTGCTCGTTAATGGCCAGTATCCGGGAGGAGCGATTTCTCCGGGGTTAACAATGCGATTTAAAGCATTGAATACTTTCACAGCAAATTTACCGTTGGTTGAAAATGAAGGTTCAACAGAGTTAGTAGGCGATAGTACTAAAAACTCAATATTAAGCGGGGTTGCAAATGGTATGGCGGCTGAAATTGATGGGTTCATAGAGAACTTCAATCACAAATTTGGCCCGTTAAAGGTGCTAATTTGTGGTGGAGATTACATTTTCTTTGAAAACAAACTCAAAGCTAGCATATTTGCAGCCCCTGAATTGGTTTTGAAAGGTTTAAACGGGATTTTACAGTATAATGTATCATAG
- a CDS encoding anhydro-N-acetylmuramic acid kinase, whose product MKNNSTYRVLGVMSGTSLDGLDLAICDFSLVGEKWEFDIVDCKTVDFPKSLYESLSSATENSGLELKELDNQLGVFIGQQCHKITQGHSVDFIASHGHTVFHQPEKSITLQIGNGQIISGICKLPVVYDFRSLDVALGGQGAPLVPLVDQLLFSDYDFCLNLGGIANISFDQAKERKAFDVVPCNMILNKLANKLNQPYDNEGKLAAEGKVIDALLNKWNELEYYTTNGPKSLGYEYVSSHYFSDFEHYDINDLLATSVEHIVGQLKMCVQDTENFNTKMLVTGGGAKNKFLISKLNEALPKVDVVIPDSMLIDFKEAVAFAFLGVKRVRGEVNVLSSVTGASRDSCSGVVVGFLG is encoded by the coding sequence ATGAAAAATAATTCAACCTATCGTGTGTTAGGCGTAATGTCTGGAACATCATTAGATGGCCTTGATTTGGCTATTTGCGATTTTAGCCTAGTTGGTGAGAAATGGGAATTCGATATTGTTGATTGTAAAACAGTAGATTTTCCAAAAAGCCTATATGAAAGTCTATCTTCTGCTACTGAAAATTCTGGCCTTGAGTTAAAGGAATTAGATAATCAATTAGGTGTATTTATCGGACAGCAATGCCATAAAATAACTCAAGGCCACTCGGTTGATTTCATAGCCTCGCATGGCCACACAGTTTTTCATCAACCAGAAAAAAGTATTACTCTTCAAATTGGTAATGGACAAATTATATCAGGCATTTGCAAGTTGCCAGTAGTTTATGACTTCAGAAGTTTGGATGTCGCTTTGGGCGGACAAGGGGCTCCACTCGTTCCGCTAGTTGATCAACTATTGTTTTCGGATTATGATTTCTGCCTAAACCTTGGCGGGATAGCCAATATTTCATTTGATCAAGCAAAAGAAAGAAAAGCTTTTGATGTGGTGCCATGTAATATGATATTGAACAAACTTGCCAATAAGCTTAATCAACCTTACGATAACGAAGGCAAGTTGGCGGCAGAGGGCAAAGTGATAGATGCCCTATTAAATAAATGGAATGAGCTAGAATATTACACGACCAATGGCCCAAAGTCATTGGGGTATGAATATGTGTCATCACACTATTTTTCAGATTTCGAACACTATGATATAAACGATCTTCTGGCTACAAGTGTGGAACATATTGTCGGACAATTAAAAATGTGTGTTCAAGACACCGAAAATTTCAACACTAAAATGTTGGTGACAGGAGGTGGTGCTAAGAATAAATTTCTGATATCGAAGCTAAATGAAGCTTTGCCCAAAGTTGACGTGGTTATTCCTGATTCTATGTTGATAGACTTTAAGGAGGCCGTTGCTTTTGCATTTTTAGGGGTGAAACGCGTGAGGGGCGAGGTAAATGTTTTGTCAAGCGTTACCGGTGCTTCCAGAGACTCATGTTCTGGAGTGGTAGTGGGTTTCTTAGGCTGA
- a CDS encoding Glu/Leu/Phe/Val dehydrogenase dimerization domain-containing protein, whose amino-acid sequence MKELLEKFENKKPEIVFEWSDSETEAEGWVVINSLRGGAAGGGTRMRKGLDKREVESLAKTMEVKFTVSGPAIGGAKSGINFDPSDPRKRGVLERWYAAVKPLLKYYYGTGGDLNVDEIHEVIPITEDVGVWHPQEGVFNGHFQPREPELINRIGQLRIGVIKVLEDEKYSPSLKRKYTVADMITGYGVSEAVRHYYNLWGGSVQTKRAVIQGWGNVGAAAAFYLAQMGVKVVGIIDRDGGVMNEEGYSLEEIRELFLNRDGNRLSTPDMIPFDEINEKIWDLNFEIFIPAAASRLITKEQVDRMIASDLEVFSCGANVPFADPEIFFGPTGLFADSNFSVIPDFIANCGMARVFAYLMESEVELTDESIFTDTSEKIRMALEKTFRANNSKTNIAKTSFEIALKQLV is encoded by the coding sequence ATGAAAGAACTTCTCGAGAAATTTGAAAATAAAAAACCGGAAATTGTTTTTGAATGGAGCGACTCAGAAACCGAAGCTGAAGGCTGGGTTGTAATTAACTCATTACGCGGAGGCGCTGCAGGTGGTGGAACCAGAATGCGCAAGGGGTTAGATAAAAGAGAAGTAGAATCACTGGCTAAGACTATGGAAGTGAAATTCACCGTTTCAGGTCCTGCCATTGGGGGTGCTAAATCGGGTATCAATTTCGATCCAAGCGATCCTAGAAAAAGAGGAGTTTTGGAGCGTTGGTATGCTGCGGTGAAGCCTTTACTTAAATATTATTATGGAACGGGTGGCGATTTAAATGTAGACGAGATACATGAAGTAATACCCATTACTGAAGATGTAGGTGTTTGGCATCCACAAGAAGGGGTATTTAATGGTCACTTTCAGCCCAGAGAACCAGAATTGATCAATCGTATTGGTCAGCTAAGGATAGGTGTAATTAAAGTATTGGAAGATGAGAAATATTCACCATCACTGAAAAGGAAATATACTGTTGCTGATATGATTACTGGTTATGGTGTATCTGAAGCTGTACGGCATTACTATAACCTATGGGGTGGTAGTGTGCAAACAAAAAGAGCTGTTATTCAGGGCTGGGGTAATGTAGGCGCAGCGGCAGCATTCTATTTAGCTCAAATGGGAGTTAAGGTGGTAGGTATTATTGATAGAGATGGTGGAGTGATGAATGAGGAAGGTTACTCATTGGAAGAAATAAGAGAATTGTTTCTTAATCGTGATGGGAACAGACTTTCTACACCAGATATGATTCCTTTTGATGAAATCAATGAAAAGATTTGGGATTTGAATTTCGAAATATTCATTCCTGCAGCTGCTTCGAGGTTGATAACTAAAGAACAGGTAGATCGAATGATTGCCTCTGATTTGGAAGTGTTTTCATGTGGTGCTAATGTGCCTTTTGCCGATCCTGAAATCTTCTTTGGTCCGACCGGTTTATTCGCAGATAGTAACTTTTCTGTTATCCCAGATTTTATCGCAAACTGTGGTATGGCAAGGGTATTTGCTTATTTGATGGAGTCAGAAGTAGAACTTACAGATGAATCGATCTTTACAGATACTTCAGAAAAGATACGTATGGCATTAGAAAAAACGTTTAGAGCGAATAATTCTAAAACGAATATTGCGAAGACATCTTTTGAAATAGCATTGAAACAGCTGGTTTGA
- a CDS encoding sodium:proton antiporter, with product MLPANAEASNPSDSDTIENVDVYHDSHAETIAGHEEDHAPPGWTVLPFIILLLMIATGPLFYEHFWHKNYPKVAVAFAAMVVLYYLFVLGNTHGPVHALAEYVQFISLLAALYIASGGIMIDIDKKATPMANVILLVTGAVISNLIGTTGASMLLIRPFMRLNKTRLKAYHVIFFIFLVSNIGGSLTPIGDPPLFLGFLKGVPFFWTLEHNIVPWAVAIILLVIVFYWFDSHNKSNYGLSDEEITYSNKIKLVGARNFFWLGLVIASVFLDPNVISWVPAIEYHGQKFSFLRELIMLFVAFLSFKLANKKAIQGNEFSFEPIREVAFIFIGIFGTMMPALELVGGFAASPAGAKLISHNTLYWGTGILSGFLDNAPTYINFLTAALASQGGEITKLNDVVAFANGGVFHDSVLDLKAISIAAVFFGAFTYIGNGPNFMVKSIAEQIGLKMPSFFGYIIRFSIPFLLPLLLVIWLIFFAFI from the coding sequence ATGCTTCCGGCTAACGCGGAAGCTTCCAATCCGAGCGATTCTGATACCATTGAAAATGTGGATGTGTATCATGATTCACATGCAGAAACCATAGCCGGCCATGAAGAAGATCATGCACCTCCCGGCTGGACAGTTCTTCCTTTTATCATTTTACTTTTAATGATTGCCACTGGGCCGCTTTTCTATGAGCATTTTTGGCATAAGAATTACCCAAAGGTAGCCGTGGCCTTTGCCGCAATGGTAGTACTTTACTATCTGTTTGTTTTAGGTAATACCCATGGGCCGGTTCATGCCCTGGCTGAGTATGTGCAATTTATTTCTTTACTGGCTGCGCTATATATCGCTTCAGGTGGTATTATGATCGATATTGATAAGAAAGCCACTCCCATGGCCAATGTGATACTGTTGGTAACGGGCGCTGTGATTTCAAATTTAATTGGTACAACCGGGGCATCCATGTTACTTATTCGTCCTTTTATGAGGTTGAACAAAACAAGACTCAAGGCCTATCATGTGATATTCTTCATTTTCCTTGTGAGTAATATTGGAGGCTCACTTACACCTATTGGAGATCCACCGTTATTTTTAGGATTCCTAAAAGGGGTGCCTTTCTTCTGGACGTTAGAGCACAACATTGTTCCGTGGGCTGTAGCCATTATATTGTTAGTCATCGTTTTCTATTGGTTTGATTCACACAACAAATCAAATTATGGTTTGAGTGATGAAGAAATTACTTACTCAAATAAAATTAAACTGGTCGGGGCCAGGAACTTCTTTTGGCTTGGACTGGTAATTGCCTCTGTATTTTTGGACCCCAATGTAATATCATGGGTACCAGCAATAGAATATCACGGGCAAAAATTCTCTTTCCTGAGAGAGCTGATCATGTTGTTTGTGGCCTTTTTATCGTTCAAGTTGGCCAATAAAAAGGCAATTCAAGGGAATGAGTTTAGTTTTGAGCCAATTAGAGAAGTGGCATTTATTTTCATTGGAATTTTTGGAACTATGATGCCGGCACTTGAACTGGTGGGTGGTTTTGCCGCATCACCGGCTGGCGCTAAACTAATAAGCCATAACACGCTCTATTGGGGAACCGGTATTTTATCAGGATTCCTGGATAATGCTCCAACTTATATTAACTTTTTAACGGCTGCACTAGCATCACAAGGCGGTGAGATCACCAAATTGAATGATGTTGTTGCCTTCGCCAATGGAGGTGTATTCCACGATTCAGTACTCGACCTTAAGGCAATTTCTATTGCGGCAGTTTTCTTTGGAGCATTTACTTATATTGGTAATGGTCCGAACTTTATGGTTAAATCAATAGCAGAACAGATTGGTTTAAAAATGCCGTCCTTCTTTGGGTACATTATTCGATTTTCTATTCCATTCCTTCTGCCACTGCTTTTAGTTATCTGGCTAATTTTCTTTGCGTTTATATAA